A stretch of Gorilla gorilla gorilla isolate KB3781 chromosome 9, NHGRI_mGorGor1-v2.1_pri, whole genome shotgun sequence DNA encodes these proteins:
- the LOC101152944 gene encoding folate receptor alpha codes for MAQRMTTQLLLLLVWVAVVGEAQTRIARARTELLNVCMNAKHHKEKPGPEDKLHEQCRPWRKNACCSTNTSQEAHKDVSYLYRFNWNHCGEMAPACKRHFIQDTCLYECSPNLGPWIQQVDQSWRKERVLNVPLCKEDCEQWWEDCRTSYTCKSNWHKGWNWTSGFNKCPVGAACQPFHFYFPTPTVLCNEIWTHSYKVSNYSRGSGRCIQMWFDPAQGNPNEEVARFYAAAMSGAGPWAAWPFLLSLALMLLWLLS; via the exons ATGGCTCAGCGGATGACAACACAGCTGCTGCTCCTTCTAGTGTGGGTGGCTGTAGTAGGGGAGGCTCAGACAAGGATTGCACGGGCCAGGACTGAGCTTCTCAATGTCTGCATGAACGCCAAGCACCACAAGGAAAAGCCAGGCCCCGAGGACAAGTTGCATGAGCAG TGTCGTCCCTGGAGGAAGAATGCCTGCTGTTCTACCAACACCAGCCAGGAAGCCCATAAGGATGTTTCCTACCTATATAGATTCAACTGGAACCACTGTGGAGAGATGGCACCTGCCTGCAAACGGCATTTCATCCAGGACACCTGCCTCTACGAGTGCTCCCCCAACTTAGGGCCCTGGATCCAGCAG GTGGATCAGAGCTGGCGCAAAGAGCGGGTACTGAACGTGCCCCTGTGCAAAGAGGACTGTGAGCAATGGTGGGAAGATTGTCGCACCTCCTACACCTGCAAGAGCAACTGGCACAAGGGCTGGAACTGGACCTCAG GGTTTAACAAGTGCCCAGTGGGAGCTGCCTGCCAACCTTTCCATTTCTACTTCCCCACACCCACTGTTCTGTGCAATGAAATCTGGACTCACTCCTACAAGGTCAGCAACTACAGCCGAGGGAGTGGCCGCTGCATCCAGATGTGGTTCGACCCAGCCCAGGGCAACCCCAATGAGGAGGTGGCGAGGTTCTATGCTGCAGCCATGAGTGGGGCTGGGCCCTGGGCAGCCTGGCCTTTCCTGCTTAGCCTGGCCCTAATGCTGCTGTGGCTGCTCAGCTGA